Proteins found in one Triticum aestivum cultivar Chinese Spring chromosome 4D, IWGSC CS RefSeq v2.1, whole genome shotgun sequence genomic segment:
- the LOC123095843 gene encoding myosin-binding protein 3, translating to MASEAAVASGVCGRSGRAARLLAGALLEWILIALLLANGVFSYLIARFAAFFGLPPPCALCSRLAVDSLFAPPSQRPCAEPLRRVLCDGHAAEVSRLGYCRAHRRLADAADMCEDCGAASGKALLSWMRRSELGERDLACACCGVALESGFYSPPFLLPTPSAAAHDPGRGCDQDGHGDVVFVSEDGPVIELFDEKPLVEDDSIGVISAHRAGIAGSVERLVPLESIDSLAVGVPELSSEPSGEEKESDDHLPERKVDANEEKFVVASDVQHSPHQMNNGLKEMSSEDEQVEQGTVEHELFSMPSDTMEHGFVVGKSDENTEEVLVQQAGIKDECDAMPVEGGPHELEVSNENTEENQVQQAELSQELDSVMIHPREHVDEECEEEKISLAELKQESDSAALASLEQVTEISSENTENHVEQPELMHLSTFMAAGVLESPGVNATADQDDIEVDPTESLLPSLHQLSDGHSISSDKSSSDCSDVEDKRVSDTPTDIEDISYLQELPDPKAVTADTRSVDSSVANMFTDLESVELVSVDQLKSALGAAHKSLSTLYAELENERSAAAIAADETMAMINRLQEQKAAMQMEAMQYQRLMEEQSEYDQEALQRLNDLVVKRDKERQDMERELELYRHKIHLYEAKERRKMSRHKADDQNGSSSASSSAEDSDDLSQSFYEGDESAHGLNGSNGSSPTDVVLHETASHIVTLDGSLADCEEERLSILEQLKVLEERLFDLEDEESDNLRMDKHFTEDNHLNGASNGFSDEDISFKLQDSRKGVSYGGKKLLPLFDDTTMRNGNGLLAKQGTEADPSAEVVLELAKEQDKLAIASEIGQVHERLQALEADKEFIKQCVRSLNKGGKGFVLLQEILQHLRDLRRIEQRARTNSGEISPHYVHPYTD from the exons ATGGCCTCGGAGGCGGCCGTGGCGTCGGGCGTGTGCGGGAGGAGCGGCCGGGCCGCGCGGCTGCTCGCCGGCGCGCTCCTCGAGTGGATCCTCATCGCGCTGCTCCTCGCCAACGGCGTCTTCTCCTACCTCATCGCCCGCTTCGCCGCCTTCTTCGGCCTGCCGCCGCCGTGCGCGCTCTGCTCCCGCCTCGCCGTCGACAGCCTCTTCGCCCCGCCCAGCCAACGCCCCTGCGCCGAGCCCCTGCGCCGCGTGCTCTGCGACGGGCACGCCGCCGAGGTGTCGCGCCTCGGCTACTGCCGCGcgcaccgccgcctcgccgacgcCGCCGACATGTGCGAGGACTGCGGGGCCGCGTCCGGGAAGGCGCTGCTGTCGTGGATGCGGCGGAGCGAGCTCGGCGAGCGGGACCTCGCCTGCGCCTGCTGCGGCGTCGCGCTCGAGAGCGGCTTCTACTCGCCGCCCTTCCTGCTCCCCACGCCGTCGGCCGCGGCTCACGACCCGGGCCGCGGCTGCGACCAGGACGGCCACGGAGACGTGGTCTTTGTGTCCGAGGACGGCCCTGTGATCGAGCTCTTCGACGAGAAGCCATTGGTGGAGGATGATTCCATCGGTGTCATTTCAGCTCACCGCGCTGGCATTGCCGGCAGCGTTGAGCGACTGGTGCCGCTTGAATCCATCGACTCCTTGGCCGTCGGTGTGCCCGAGCTGTCATCTGAGCCCAGTGGTGAAGAGAAGGAATCAGATGATCATTTGCCGGAGAGGAAGGTTGATGCCAACGAGGAGAAATTTGTGGTGGCCTCTGATGTTCAGCACT CTCCTCATCAGATGAATAATGGATTGAAAGAGATGTCATCAGAGGATGAGCAAGTTGAACAGGGCACTGTAGAACATGAATTGTTTTCCATGCCATCAGATACCATGGAGCATGGATTTGTTGTTGGCAAATCTGATGAAAATACTGAAGAGGTGCTGGTTCAACAAGCTGGCATAAAGGATGAGTGTGACGCTATGCCAGTGGAAGGTGGGCCACATGAGTTGGAGGTTTCGAACGAGAACACTGAGGAGAACCAGGTTCAACAAGCTGAGCTGAGTCAGGAATTGGATTCGGTAATGATACATCCCAGGGAGCATGTCGATGAAGAATGTGAAGAGGAGAAAATATCACTTGCTGAGTTGAAACAAGAATCGGACTCTGCGGCACTTGCTTCTTTGGAACAAGTTACAGAGATTTCAAGTGAGAACACTGAAAACCATGTTGAACAGCCTGAGCTGATGCATCTGTCCACTTTTATGGCAGCAGGTGTTCTTGAGTCTCCCGGTGTTAACGCCACCGCAGACCAAG ATGATATTGAAGTTGATCCAACTGAGTCTCTTCTACCAAGCTTGCACCAACTTTCTGATGGGCATTCAATAAGTTCAGATAAATCATCTTCTGACTGCAGTGATGTTGAAGATAAGAGAGTTTCTGATACACCAACTGATATTGAAGATATCAGTTATTTACAGGAATTACCAGACCCTAAAGCAGTGACTGCTGATACCAGGTCTGTTGATTCAAGTGTGGCTAATATGTTTACTGATCTGGAAAGTGTTGAACTGGTGAGTGTTGATCAACTCAAGTCTGCTTTGGGAGCTGCCCACAAGTCATTGAGTACACTATACGCAGAGCTTGAAAACGAGAGGAGTGCAGCAGCTATAGCTGCTGATGAGACCATGGCAATGATAAATCGCTTGCAAGAACAGAAAGCTGCAATGCAGATGGAGGCGATGCAGTACCAGCGGCTTATGGAAGAGCAGTCGGAGTATGACCAAGAAGCGCTGCAGAGGCTGAATGATCTAGTTGTGAAGAGAGATAAGGAGAGACAAGATATGGAGAGAGAGCTCGAGTTGTATCGCCACAAGATTCATCTCTATGAGGCGAAGGAGAGGAGGAAAATGTCCAGGCACAAGGCCGATGACCAGAATGGATCATCGTCAGCTTCATCAAGTGCTGAGGACAGTGATGACCTTTCCCAAAGTTTCTATGAGGGCGATGAGTCTGCCCATGGTCTTAATGGAAGCAATGGCAGTAGTCCCACTGATGTTGTTTTACATGAAACTGCTAGTCATATTGTTACGCTtgatggctcgctagctgattgtgAGGAAGAGAGGCTCTCCATATTGGAACAGCTGAAAGTGCTGGAGGAGAGGCTTTTTGACCTCGAAGATGAAGAATCCGATAACTTGAGGATGGACAAGCATTTCACAGAAGATAACCATTTAAACGGTGCCTCAAATGGTTTCTCTGATGAGGACATCAGCTTCAAGCTTCAGGATAGTAGAAAAGGCGTGAGCTATGGAGGAAAGAAGCTCCTCCCTCTGTTTGATGATACTACCATGAGAAATGGGAATGGCCTCCTAGCAAAGCAAGGTACCGAGGCAGACCCTTCAGCAGAAGTCGTGTTGGAACTTGCCAAGGAGCAAGATAAGCTTGCAATTGCCAGTGAGATCGGTCAAGTCCATGAGCGCTTGCAAGCTCTCGAGGCGGACAAGGAGTTCATAAAGCAGTGCGTGAGGTCCTTGAACAAAGGAGGCAAGGGCTTTGTTCTTCTTCAGGAGATCTTGCAGCATCTTCGGGACCTCAGAAGGATCGAGCAGCGTGCAAGGACCAACTCTGGAGAAATCTCGCCCCACTACGTGCATCCTTACACGGATTGA